Proteins from a genomic interval of Paenibacillus sp. FSL R5-0623:
- a CDS encoding ABC transporter permease, whose protein sequence is MKGGTLGLNLAEGSRLSRLVHNLSFIYGKMLLHPSYRYVLFILGLPINLVVFLIWRSNRKNDGWVAARQTAEQELLASSYRNKLRLEVEEQLRRKHRFFQQQVSEGEFTRQTEEWLEETVQKELKERTSRILQEQGNYRLTMADTFRSLLEKPWFFAISIIPGCLMYGILFLYGNPYLKYIFERILMTVFVILGVATLVFTILYLSPFNPAANILGETATQEQIAAFNQVYGLDQPYLTQLWNNIKGVALFDLGKSFAGNEDVTAAIARKFPITLTLAVISLLLALVIALPIGIISAIKPNSWFDYTFMFIALIGLSIPNFWQGLIFILNFSIKMQWLPATFNPQNWLSIIMPTIVLGTGLTAAVARMTRSSTLEVIHEDYVMTARAKGLSERQVILKHAVRNALIPIVTVVGLQFGAMLGGAAVTEKVFNISGLGSYIVDKQFIPDIPSIMGGVIYTAITISIINVAVDLLYAFIDPRVRSKMKQY, encoded by the coding sequence ATGAAAGGAGGCACGCTTGGTTTGAATCTTGCAGAAGGCAGCAGACTCTCGCGGTTGGTGCACAATTTAAGTTTTATTTATGGCAAAATGCTGCTTCATCCTTCCTACCGATATGTTCTGTTCATTCTTGGATTACCGATCAATCTGGTCGTGTTTCTAATATGGCGTTCGAATCGAAAAAATGACGGCTGGGTAGCTGCCAGGCAGACGGCTGAGCAAGAACTGCTCGCTTCTTCCTATCGGAACAAGCTGAGGTTGGAAGTCGAAGAACAGTTGCGTCGCAAACATCGTTTTTTCCAGCAACAGGTCAGTGAGGGAGAATTCACACGTCAGACCGAGGAATGGTTGGAAGAGACGGTTCAGAAAGAGTTGAAGGAGCGGACGTCTCGCATACTTCAGGAACAGGGAAATTACCGTCTTACGATGGCCGATACGTTCCGTTCGCTTTTGGAAAAACCGTGGTTTTTCGCGATATCCATTATTCCCGGCTGTCTGATGTATGGCATCCTCTTTTTGTATGGAAATCCTTATCTTAAGTACATATTTGAAAGAATACTGATGACGGTATTTGTCATTCTGGGCGTAGCCACACTCGTATTTACGATTCTGTATCTGTCTCCGTTCAACCCGGCAGCTAACATTCTCGGAGAGACAGCAACGCAGGAACAGATTGCGGCATTCAATCAGGTGTATGGCTTGGATCAGCCTTATCTTACACAGCTTTGGAACAATATTAAGGGAGTTGCTCTCTTCGATCTTGGCAAATCTTTTGCGGGAAATGAAGATGTCACAGCAGCGATTGCAAGGAAGTTTCCAATTACCTTGACCCTCGCAGTCATCTCCCTGCTGTTAGCACTTGTCATTGCATTACCTATCGGTATCATCTCAGCGATTAAGCCTAATTCATGGTTCGATTATACGTTTATGTTTATCGCTCTGATTGGATTATCGATCCCAAATTTCTGGCAAGGACTTATTTTCATTCTGAACTTTTCGATCAAAATGCAGTGGCTTCCCGCCACCTTCAACCCGCAGAACTGGCTGTCGATCATTATGCCAACCATTGTGCTGGGCACGGGACTTACGGCTGCGGTGGCACGGATGACCCGGTCTTCTACACTGGAAGTCATTCATGAGGATTATGTAATGACCGCCCGCGCCAAGGGGTTAAGCGAACGTCAGGTCATACTGAAACACGCTGTACGTAATGCATTGATTCCAATCGTTACTGTGGTTGGACTTCAATTCGGAGCGATGTTGGGCGGAGCAGCGGTGACGGAGAAAGTGTTTAATATCAGTGGTCTCGGCAGCTATATTGTGGATAAACAATTCATCCCCGATATTCCGAGTATCATGGGCGGAGTAATCTATACAGCAATTACGATCTCCATTATCAATGTAGCGGTTGATCTGCTGTACGCTTTTATTGATCCAAGAGTGCGCTCCAAGATGAAACAATATTAA
- a CDS encoding ABC transporter permease — translation MTNSSLTQEMRFRLKSSREYSQASFAWITSLLLTALLLFNSYDWSEQAFKPFLLTILGIYVFFTLVQSVITLRIRKDLIRTGTISTLTRRLAWVQLLAIISGNIFIVTAAFHLIRKARNVEYTFAVYMLLTQLFVIGVSALNVFKPYVADNFLPAMAVLLFILVIDLVVLIIVSRYNATSLLPRWMIGVSVVLILTSITGNVFALLLGISIIGRIRRQGKQKSNFWNDLWERLAPNMTAMSGLFFIIFLFSISICSFFTFDYSMAVENNYSALLQPPSLAYPLGTDDFGRCLFSRIVFGARISLIVGCMSTIIPVLIGGVLGAFSGFYGRHTDNIIMRLLDILYAIPGILLAIAIIAAFGANTVNLILALSLGSIPTYARTMRASVLYVSTFEFVEAARALGYNNRTIIFKHIIPNSLAPMIIKSTLTIGGAVIATSSLSYLGLGVEPHIPEWGNILKLGSTYLETHSYLAIYPGLAIILLVLSFNFLGDGLRDALDPKLEKA, via the coding sequence ATGACAAACTCGTCCTTAACACAAGAAATGCGTTTCCGGCTTAAGTCTTCTCGAGAATACAGTCAGGCCAGCTTCGCTTGGATCACGTCCCTTCTCTTGACTGCATTATTGCTGTTCAACAGTTATGACTGGAGCGAGCAGGCGTTCAAACCATTTCTGCTAACGATACTTGGGATCTATGTATTCTTCACACTGGTCCAAAGTGTCATCACCCTTCGGATTCGAAAAGACTTGATCCGTACGGGTACGATCTCTACTTTGACCCGCAGGTTAGCCTGGGTTCAGCTACTTGCCATCATTTCTGGCAATATATTTATCGTAACGGCAGCCTTTCATCTGATTCGAAAAGCCAGGAATGTGGAGTACACCTTTGCGGTATATATGCTGTTAACCCAGCTGTTCGTCATTGGTGTATCTGCGTTAAATGTTTTCAAACCCTATGTGGCTGATAACTTTCTGCCAGCCATGGCGGTGCTCCTATTTATTCTGGTCATCGACCTGGTCGTACTGATTATCGTATCCCGATATAACGCGACCTCTCTCCTCCCTCGCTGGATGATCGGTGTCAGTGTAGTACTGATTCTGACCTCAATCACAGGTAATGTATTTGCCCTATTGCTCGGCATCTCCATTATTGGGCGCATTCGCAGACAGGGGAAACAAAAATCAAACTTCTGGAATGATCTGTGGGAGCGCCTTGCTCCAAATATGACTGCCATGTCCGGTTTGTTTTTTATCATTTTTCTGTTCTCGATATCGATCTGCAGCTTCTTTACTTTTGATTACAGCATGGCTGTGGAAAATAACTACTCGGCTCTGCTTCAGCCGCCTTCCCTTGCGTATCCGTTGGGAACGGACGACTTCGGACGATGTTTATTTTCCCGGATTGTATTCGGTGCCCGGATCTCCTTGATTGTAGGTTGCATGTCGACTATCATTCCGGTGTTGATCGGTGGAGTCCTCGGAGCATTCTCAGGCTTCTACGGAAGGCATACGGATAACATCATCATGCGGCTGCTGGATATTCTCTATGCCATTCCGGGAATTCTGCTCGCCATTGCGATTATTGCGGCGTTTGGAGCCAATACTGTCAATCTCATTCTGGCGCTGAGTCTGGGTTCCATTCCAACTTACGCTCGTACCATGAGAGCCAGTGTGCTCTATGTATCTACTTTTGAATTTGTGGAAGCTGCACGTGCACTGGGGTACAACAATCGTACGATTATTTTCAAACACATTATTCCCAACTCCCTTGCGCCCATGATTATCAAGTCCACACTCACGATTGGTGGAGCTGTTATCGCTACCAGCAGTTTGAGTTATCTGGGACTCGGCGTGGAGCCGCATATTCCAGAATGGGGTAACATTCTGAAGCTCGGCAGTACATACCTGGAGACCCACTCTTATCTGGCGATTTATCCAGGCTTGGCTATTATTCTGCTGGTTCTTTCGTTTAACTTTCTCGGTGACGGTCTGCGTGATGCGCTTGATCCCAAGCTGGAAAAAGCCTAA